The genomic region GAAAAGTCTTCGCCGGGACGGTGGATGAATACAAAGATTTCCTCACCCATTTTGACTTTCCACTCCGGATCGCACATTAAAATCGCGATCTCGCAGGGTAAACCGATGACTTCTCCTTGACTGGCGGTCAATCCGGTCGGACTGCTCGGAGAAACGGGTTCGCGGATGCGAATATTGGGTAAAGGGATGGTGATCAAGCTCTCTTGCGCGCGCCGCATACTCGGCATCATTTCCAAGTAAGGGCGATATTGCTTCAACAGCAAGATCGCATTTTCACAGTTGCTATATTCCGCTAGCAACTGTTCGTAATGATATTGTTTGACAGGCATTGTTTTTCACTCGCTCGCGATCGCATGGACGTAAGTCGTACTCCACTAAATTTTGGACATTCTTTTAGCCGAGTTTGTCGAAAACTGCAAACATGGGCAGGTACATCGACATCAAAATCGAACCGACTAAGGCCGCAATCCCGACCATCATGATCGGTTCTAAGGTACTGGTCAAGCCTTTGACTGCTTGTTCGACTTCATCCTCGTAGAAATCTCCCACTTTCGAGAGCATTTTATCGAGTTCCCCCGTTTCTTCCCCAATTCTCATCATCGAAATGGCCATTCCAGGAAAGACGTTGGCGCGATCGAACGCTTCGGTGAGGCTTCCCCCTTGGGCGACTTCGTCTTGAGCACCTAAAATGGCATAGCTAATGACTTTATTGCCTGCGGTTCGCGCGACGATCTCGAAACTCGATAACATCGGAACCCCCGCTCCCGTTAACATAGAGAAGGTATTGCAAAAACGGGCAACGGCTGCCAATTTGAGCAAATTTCCGACTAACGGCAGTTTTAAAAATAAGCCGTCAAAGAACAGACAACCTTGTTCTGTTTTATAGATAGTTTTGAAGAGAAAAACGACTCCAAAAATTATTCCGACCAAAACCAGCATTTTTCTCCAATCCGTAGTAAAAGAACTGATGGCTAACATGAATTGGGTAAATGCGGGTAATTCGGCACCTAAATCTACGAAAATATCCGCAAACGTGGGTAGCAAGAAGGTAGTCATGCCGTAGAAGACCAGAACGGCGATCGTGCCGACGGCTTTCGGATAAGCCGATGCCGATTTAATTTCGTTTTGTAGCTTGGCCGATTTTTCCAGGGCGATCGCGAGGCGGTTGAGTACCATGTCAAGCACCCCACCAATTTCCCCTGATTCGACCATCGCACAGTAAAGATCGTCAAAAATATCCGGGTATTTTGCCATAGAAACGGACAAACTCACCCCGGTTTCAATATCAACTTTAATCTGTCTGAGTGCTTTTCTCAGTTTGGGGTTTTCCGTGGTGTCTGCGAGGGTAGATAGGGCTTTGCCTAACGCCACCCCGGCATTAAACATCACAGATAGTTGTCGCGAGAAAACGGCTTTATCTTTAACGGTCAGTTTGGCCAGAGCAATATTAAGATTCTCTTCAAACTCGGCTAAATTAAAGCCTTTAGATTTTGAAGATGCTGCATCGATGGTCATGGTTTACCTCGTAATAGACTTGAGCTTTTAGAATGCTTCAAGTAAATGGTGATAATGCCTCTTGATGATGCTTATTTTTGTCGATTTTTTGTCACGATCGCCCGTCTTCAATGCGATTAAAATTAGAGACCAATCTAGAGAAAGAGAGTTCATTGTAAAGACGGTTAAGATTGCTATCCTTTCAAATAGGAAAATATCCAATTCATCGACGAACTGAAAAGCGCGATCGCCTTTACCTACAACGAGAGAGCAAAGCCAATCGCGCTCGAATGGCCAACTAACCCGCCCTACCCGCTTTCGCCGCCGGAGCCGAGCCAATTAAGCGTTCGAGTTCGTCAGCTTTCACCGCTTTACTCATCGCCGCTTCCCAACTAACTTTCCCTTCCTTATAAAGTTTGGCTAAAGCCATTTCCATCGTCTGCATTCCCAGTTTCATTCCCGTTTGGATCGAGGAATAAATCATGGGTGTTTTTCCTTCTTTGATCAAGTTGCCAATGGCCGGAGTATTGACCAAAATTTC from Oxynema aestuarii AP17 harbors:
- a CDS encoding type II secretion system F family protein, producing the protein MTIDAASSKSKGFNLAEFEENLNIALAKLTVKDKAVFSRQLSVMFNAGVALGKALSTLADTTENPKLRKALRQIKVDIETGVSLSVSMAKYPDIFDDLYCAMVESGEIGGVLDMVLNRLAIALEKSAKLQNEIKSASAYPKAVGTIAVLVFYGMTTFLLPTFADIFVDLGAELPAFTQFMLAISSFTTDWRKMLVLVGIIFGVVFLFKTIYKTEQGCLFFDGLFLKLPLVGNLLKLAAVARFCNTFSMLTGAGVPMLSSFEIVARTAGNKVISYAILGAQDEVAQGGSLTEAFDRANVFPGMAISMMRIGEETGELDKMLSKVGDFYEDEVEQAVKGLTSTLEPIMMVGIAALVGSILMSMYLPMFAVFDKLG